One segment of Salvia splendens isolate huo1 chromosome 20, SspV2, whole genome shotgun sequence DNA contains the following:
- the LOC121781502 gene encoding nucleolar protein dao-5-like yields the protein MQAFAMFAMGQTMPAGPTTTVTQPEAVETPPTAVPELVPEAATIIPEETTSAQDTVPVITTKPEDDAVPRCSSTNPCGDSRSRDRSGRGTELLAVSEPRLDSDSTRETPVLKDGEEGGALDSEDAQETVDAGLNMIVDLTEVPEEADSQLNLRGTRRGTRRSILDDIDESAQQKDKETLDLATAVSEQGDSPRPSGRESEEEGRRAMAKKRKGKQIASSSTEKAREISTDSPLPPPTKVPYAAEPESPARSSDSEEDQEADVLNFEPTEIWITKELLDDMRKFDDPKRAAIYKEKSAEGKGDSPRPSGRESEEEGRRAMAKKRKGKQIASSSTEKAREISTDSPLPPPTKVPYAAEPESPARSSDSEEDQEADVLNFEPTEIWITKELLDDMRKFDDPKRAAIYKEKSAEGKVAKSGKI from the exons ATGCAGGCGTTCGCGATGTTCGCAATGGGACAAACCATGCCAGCCGGTCCCacaaccaccgtgacacaaccggaggCTGTCGAGACACCACCCACTGCTGTACCCGAGCTCGTaccggaggctgctaccataattccagaagaaaccacctctgcACAGGACACAGTCCCAGTCATCACCACCAAGCCGGAGGACGATGCAGTACCCCGCTGTTCCAGTACCAACCCTTGCGgagattcgcgaagtagagacagatctggccgcgggactgaATTATTGGCCGTAAGCGAACCCAGGTTAGATTCTGATTCTACgagggaaacccctgttttaaaGGATGGAG AGGAAGgtggagcactcgattctgaggATGCTCAAGAAACTGTTGATGCAGGACTCAACATGATAGTGGATCTAACTGAGGTCCctgaggaggccgattcgcagctAAATCTAAGGGGAACAAGGAGAGGGACACGTCGAagtattcttgatgacattgaCGAATCCGCACAACAAAAGGATAAGGAAacgctggacctagcgacagccgtgtctgAGCAGGGAGACTCCCCCAGACCGAGTGGAAGGGAGAGTGAAGAAGAGGGGCGCCGCGCGATGGCtaagaaaaggaaaggaaaacaaattgcttcctcctcgaccgagAAGGCGAGGGAGATATCTACTGATTCCCCACTTCCTCCACCTaccaaggtaccatacgccgCAGAGCCCGAGAGTCCTGCCAGGTCCAGCGATTCAGAGGAGGACCAAGAGGCAgatgtactgaactttgagccgacggaaATTTGGATTACAAAGGAACTGCTGGACGATATGAGAAAATTTGACGATCCGAAACGTGCGGCCATATACAAGGAGaagagtgctgagggaaag GGAGACTCCCCCAGACCGAGTGGAAGGGAGAGTGAAGAAGAGGGGCGCCGCGCGATGGCtaagaaaaggaaaggaaaacaaattgcttcctcctcgaccgagAAGGCGAGGGAGATATCTACTGATTCCCCACTTCCTCCACCTaccaaggtaccatacgccgCAGAGCCCGAGAGTCCTGCCAGGTCCAGCGATTCAGAGGAGGACCAAGAGGCAgatgtactgaactttgagccgacggaaATTTGGATTACAAAGGAACTGCTGGACGATATGAGAAAATTTGACGATCCGAAACGTGCGGCCATATACAAGGAGaagagtgctgagggaaaggttGCGAAGTCTGGAAAGat TTga